Proteins from a single region of Gossypium arboreum isolate Shixiya-1 chromosome 1, ASM2569848v2, whole genome shotgun sequence:
- the LOC108480508 gene encoding squalene synthase 2-like: MGSLGALMKHPDDFYPLLKLKMAARNAEKQIPSEPHWGFCFSMLHKVSRSFALVIQQLDTELRNAVCIFYLVLRALDTVEDDTSVAADVKVPILIDFYHHIYDRDWHFSCGTKEYKVLMDQFHHVSAAFLELEKGYQEAIEDITLRMGAGMAKYICKEVETVDDYDEYCHYVAGLVGLGLSKLFHAYGSEDLAPESLSNSMGLFLQKTNIIRDYLEDINEIPQSRMFWPRQIWSKYIKKLEDLKDEENSVKAVQCLNDMVTNALLHVDDCLKYMSALRDPAIFRFCAIPQIMAIGTLALCYNNIKVFRGVVKMRRGLTAKVIDRTKSMADVYGAFYDFSCILKAKVDKNDPNAQKTMSRLDSILKTCRDSGVLNKRKSYIIENQSDYTSFVVVLLFIILAIFLVNLNPNWPNN; encoded by the exons atGGGGAGTTTGGGAGCACTGATGAAACATCCAGATGATTTTTATCCATTGTTGAAATTGAAAATGGCGGCGAGAAATGCCGAGAAACAGATCCCATCGGAGCCTCACTGGGGTTTTTGTTTCTCTATGCTTCACAAAGTTTCTCGTAGTTTCGCTCTTGTTATTCAGCAGCTCGATACAGAGCTTAGGAATGCA GTTTGCATATTTTATTTGGTTCTTCGAGCTCTTGATACTGTtg AGGATGATACTAGTGTTGCAGCAGATGTCAAAGTTCCAATTCTTATAGATTTTTATCATCACATATATGATCGCGACTGGCACTTTTCTT GTGGTACAAAGGAATACAAAGTTCTCATGGATCAGTTTCATCACGTGTCTGCTGCTTTTCTGGAACTCGAAAAAGG TTATCAGGAGGCAATTGAGGACATTACACTAAGAATGGGAGCAGGGATGGCAAAATATATTTGCAAGGAG GTCGAAACAGTTGATGACTATGATGAATATTGTCACTATGTAGCCGGACTTGTTGGATTAGGTTTGTCCAAGCTATTCCATGCCTATGGATCAGAAGATTTGGCTCCGGAATCGCTCTCCAATTCAATGGGGTTGTTTCTTCAG AAAACAAATATTATCCGAGATTATCTAGAGGATATCAATGAAATACCGCAGTCACGCATGTTCTGGCCACGCCAGATTTGGAGTAAATACATCAAGAAACTTGAG GACTTGAAAGACGAGGAAAACTCGGTCAAGGCAGTGCAGTGCTTGAACGACATGGTCACTAACGCTTTACTACATGTTGATGATTGCCTGAAATACATGTCTGCTTTACGTGACCCTGCAATATTCCGATTTTGTGCTATCCCTCAG ATCATGGCTATCGGAACACTAGCCTTGTGCTACAACAACATCAAAGTCTTCCGAGGTGTTGTGAAAATGAGGCGCG GTTTAACTGCGAAAGTCATTGATCGAACAAAATCAATGGCTGATGTCTATGGTGCTTTCTATGATTTTTCTTGCATTTTGAAAGCCAAG GTCGACAAAAACGATCCTAATGCACAAAAAACCATGAGCCGACTCGATTCAATCCTGAAGACTTGCCGAGACTCGGGTGTGCTAAACAAAAG GAAATCATACATAATCGAGAATCAGTCTGATTACACTTCGTTTGTG GTTGTTTTGCTTTTCATTATATTGGCCATCTTTTTGGTTAACCTGAACCCAAACTGGCCTAATAACTAG